A single genomic interval of Oncorhynchus gorbuscha isolate QuinsamMale2020 ecotype Even-year linkage group LG25, OgorEven_v1.0, whole genome shotgun sequence harbors:
- the LOC124014533 gene encoding apolipoprotein L3-like translates to MAKPFIISFLKKKSEKSVEELQTTLDKLRTLAGGLESIHKGTTIGSLTGGVIGAAGGITSLVGLILAPFTLGASLIVTGVGIGVAVTGGATAGVSNITNMVNQSTDRRAMKNIIKEFQEKMNSVVTSLQDIAEGLETLMKSSSSKTESAGLNVEAAASAGVRVGKGVAGTTELFRYLRVANIGKVAAQTARAVRVAEVATGIFSAFFVAVDIFFIAMDAKEIHNIRHAKENDTSKLKVMDTDSFTELKPECEEPKAEVKSETMKFIQTIRQTAERLQESLDELRDVISFIPEIEDCYFDD, encoded by the exons ATGGCAAAACCCTTCATTATCAGTTTCCTCAAAAAAAAG AGTGAGAAATCTGTGGAGGAACTCCAGACAACCTTGGACAAGCTGAGAACTCTGGCAGGTGGCTTGGAGAGTATTCACAAAGGCACCACCATAGGCAGTCTGACAGGAGGTGTTATTGGGGCAGCTGGAGGAATCACCTCTTTAGTCGGGCTTATCCTGGCTCCCTTCACTCTGGGCGCCTCCCTGATCGTCACTGGAGTGGGTATTGGGGTGGCTGTCACTGGTGGCGCCACAGCAGGAGTATCCAACATCACCAACATGGTCAATCAGTCCACTGACCGCCGAGCCATGAAAAACATCATCAAGGAGTTCCAGGAGAAGATGAACTCTGTGGTGACATCTCTACAAGACATCGCTGAGGGTTTGGAGACACTCATGAAAAGTAGCTCTTCTAAGACAGAAAGTGCCGGTTTAAATGTAGAGGCCGCTGCTAGTGCTGGGGTGAGGGTTGGGAAAGGCGTTGCGGGCACCACAGAGCTCTTCCGATATCTCCGGGTAGCCAATATTGGCAAGGTGGCAGCCCAAACTGCCAGGGCAGTGCGTGTGGCAGAGGTGGCGACAGGAATATTTTCCGCTTTTTTTGTAGCGGTTGATATCTTCTTCATCGCCATGGATGCCAAAGAGATCCACAACATCCGACATGCGAAGGAAAATGATACCAGTAAGTTAAAAGTGATGGACACAGACTCCTTCACTGAGCTGAAGCCTGAATGTGAAGAACCAAAGGCTGAGGTCAAGTCAGAGACCATGAAGTTCATCCAGACGATCAGACAGACAGCTGAACGGCTACAGGAGAGCCTGGACGAACTGAGGGATGTCATCTCGTTCATTCCTGAGATAGAGGACTGTTACTTCGACGACTGA